From a region of the Torulaspora globosa chromosome 7, complete sequence genome:
- the DAD1 gene encoding Dad1p (ancestral locus Anc_3.239), whose translation MSSTNDENDEVIEKKSSTVSPADKYFIEQRDLIIQDINNTMDSILNSLNTLNISLENSIAVGKEFESVSDLWKTFYDGLNRDLEEPIGSQESNKDKTLPQE comes from the coding sequence ATGAGTTCCACTAACGATGAGAATGATGAGGTGATtgagaaaaagagctcGACCGTGAGCCCCGCTGATAAGTATTTCATAGAGCAACGGGACTTAATAATACAGGATATCAACAACACAATGGATTCCATTCTAAATAGTTTGAATACGCTGAATATCTCTTTGGAAAATTCCATTGCCGTGGGAAAGGAATTTGAAAGCGTATCCGATCTGTGGAAGACATTCTATGACGGCCTGAACCGCGATCTGGAAGAGCCCATCGGCTCCCAGGAGAGCAATAAGGACAAGACCTTGCCGCAAGAATAA
- the HED1 gene encoding Hed1p (ancestral locus Anc_3.238), protein MAKVHMRRSLTTAEAVEEAQLRRVADRAATMSPRIPSVQLVQKSLDRMGLYEREDSMMEQDEASVDDSVERVVIDLERPASKNAEQDENYNERSDGSTYTEKDSEKSSPSDDEANCTEQTWETGTAETSVDDSQLSEWVHKPLKDLIFKTNKRFYDIDSNKVRYKVGLSRRAAMIPSLHRKKE, encoded by the coding sequence ATGGCCAAAGTTCAtatgagaagaagtttaACTACTGCGgaagctgtcgaagaagccCAGCTGAGGCGAGTTGCAGACAGAGCGGCAACGATGTCCCCTCGGATCCCTTCCGTCCAACTGGTCCAAAAGAGTCTAGATAGAATGGGACTATACGAGCGCGAGGATTCGATGATGgaacaagatgaagctTCCGTTGATGATAGTGTAGAAAGAGTTGTGATCGACTTGGAGAGGCCGGCTTCTAAAAATGCAGAGCAGGACGAGAATTATAACGAAAGATCTGATGGTTCTACATACACTGAAAAGGATTCTGAAAAGTCATCGCCATCTGATGATGAGGCAAACTGCACGGAGCAGACTTGGGAAACCGGAACTGCAGAAACGTCAGTGGATGACTCCCAGCTGTCTGAATGGGTCCACAAACCACTTAAGGACCTTATATTTAAAACGAACAAAAGATTCTATGACATCGATTCAAACAAGGTCAGGTACAAAGTTGGTTTATCTCGGAGGGCAGCGATGATTCCAAGTCTTCACCGAAAAAAAGAGTAA
- the KCS1 gene encoding inositol polyphosphate kinase KCS1 (ancestral locus Anc_3.240) produces MMSHEGGERSEEAVGSLKDTNGSDKKRVSNVIHGRKASTYLRIFRDDEGITDGEVVERDVEPRRRKSVSLYDTHYKSSTVPRRKFSRTKEDGTAGNRAKRPEEECNGLKAVSSATYYPHKAKELAESAKLEQGSVEEAVPKLSAGEVPRESTGEDLSEALESDEDEDEEQGAEYPLAVELQPFTNNVGGHTAIFRFSKRAVCKALVNRENEWYENIEIKHKELLQFMPRYIGVLNVRQHFHSREEYLKHLANSKGVKRKKGCDAREKSECVDVDGNFGCRLKQVHTCPCDSEYLEASHQRPALSEVVLDDNRHMIPGFMQNWYPQSPSSAPSDSFLYSHQGSRRSLPCDSNDNRVNLSGSTTVNTKLKELVLQEVFAPTYSSCSRPRRLSKKDRASSHGSSRRNSNQSLRNLPTHASNSPLLKKTAKESISNAISSPNSVMDLKQLERKEIARENARSSAHESPRCSTKSSPLLQPNEAISPLFLPVDRMTNEGGVFEMDDDIEDPELKRNRLPEADISSAQDKKNEDSVTFEDQSIVSKFILLEDLTRKLNKPCALDLKMGTRQYGVDATRSKQLSQREKCRKTTSRKLGVRVCGLKIWNQTYYITRDKYFGRRVKIGWQFTRVLARFIYDGRRIASIIMQIPRLIRQLDTLAVEISALKGYRLYGSSLLLMYDGQNPGNKRCRVKVNLIDFARCVTKDSLTQGYESFRIPPKNPEIEDRGFLRGVRSLRFYLMSIWNYLTGDVPLSNNDDELTRFLEEHKEKFDANWEWLDQLDKENEEDFNNPNSELRTKWRKYELIFDLEPRYSDEADVSD; encoded by the coding sequence ATGATGAGTCATGAGGGTGGGGAACGATCGGAAGAGGCAGTCGGTTCGCTGAAGGATACGAACGGTTCTGATAAGAAGAGGGTGTCGAATGTGATCCATGGGAGGAAGGCGAGCACGTATTTGAGGATCTTTAGAGATGACGAAGGGATCACCGATGGTGAGGTTGTGGAACGGGATGTGGAACCCAGGAGACGCAAGTCTGTGTCGCTGTATGACACGCATTACAAGAGTTCGACGGTTCCGCGGCGCAAGTTCTCGCGAACGAAGGAGGACGGGACGGCGGGGAACCGGGCAAAGAGGCCGGAGGAGGAGTGCAACGGGTTGAAAGCTGTCTCTTCGGCCACGTACTACCCACACAAGGCCAAGGAGCTGGCGGAGAGCGCGAAGCTGGAGCAAGGGTCCGTGGAGGAAGCGGTGCCGAAGCTTTCGGCGGGCGAGGTGCCGCGGGAGTCGACCGGGGAGGACCTTTCGGAGGCGCTGGAGTcggacgaggacgaggacgaggagcAGGGAGCGGAGTATCCTCTGGCGGTGGAGCTGCAGCCTTTCACCAACAACGTCGGCGGGCATACGGCTATCTTCCggttctcgaagagagcGGTGTGCAAGGCGCTGGTCAATCGGGAAAACGAGTGGTACGAAAACATAGAGATAAAGCACaaggagctgctgcagttcaTGCCGCGGTACATAGGGGTGCTGAACGTGAGACAGCATTTCCACAGCAGAGAGGAGTATCTGAAGCATCTGGCTAACTCAAAGGGTgtcaagaggaagaagggGTGCGATGCGCGAGAGAAAAGCGAGTGCGTCGACGTTGACGGGAATTTCGGCTGCCGGTTGAAGCAGGTTCACACGTGTCCCTGCGACTCGGAGTACTTGGAGGCGAGCCACCAGAGACCGGCACTGTCAGAAGTGGTGCTGGACGATAATAGACACATGATCCCCGGGTTCATGCAAAATTGGTACCCGCAATCGCCAAGTTCAGCGCCGAGCGATTCTTTCTTGTATTCGCATCAGGGCAGCCGTCGGTCGCTGCCCTGTGACAGCAACGACAACCGTGTAAACTTGTCGGGCTCCACGACTGTTAACACGAAACTGAAAGAACTGGTGTTGCAGGAAGTGTTTGCGCCGACGTATTCTTCGTGTTCGAGGCCAAGGCGGCTGAGCAAGAAGGATCGTGCATCGTCGCATGGGAGCTCACGACGCAACTCAAACCAGTCGCTAAGAAATTTGCCCACGCATGCTTCGAACTCGCCGTTGCTTAAGAAGACCGCTAAGGAGAGCATCTCGAACGCTATTAGCAGCCCGAACTCCGTGATGGATTTGAAACAGCTGGAACGGAAGGAAATTGCTAGGGAAAATGCCAGGAGCTCAGCTCATGAATCTCCACGGTGCAGCACTAAGAGTTCCCCTCTGTTGCAACCGAATGAAGCGATTTCGCCACTCTTCTTACCAGTCGACCGGATGACTAACGAAGGAGGTGTTTTTGAGATGGATGACGATATCGAGGACCCGGAGTTGAAAAGAAATCGGCTGCCTGAAGCGGACATTTCAAGCGCGCAGGACAAGAAAAATGAAGATTCTGTCACTTTCGAAGATCAGTCGATTGTCTCCAAgttcattcttctcgaagatctgACGAGGAAACTGAACAAGCCTTGTGCGCTGGACTTGAAGATGGGAACAAGGCAATACGGCGTAGATGCCACACGCAGCAAGCAGCTCTCTCAGCGGGAGAAATGTCGAAAGActacttcaagaaagctCGGGGTACGCGTTTGTGgcttgaagatctggaaTCAAACTTACTATATCACGAGGGATAAGTATTTCGGAAGACGAGTCAAAATAGGTTGGCAGTTCACCAGAGTTCTCGCCCGATTTATCTACGATGGGCGGCGGATAGCCAGCATTATCATGCAAATCCCGAGACTGATAAGGCAACTGGATACTTTGGCGGTCGAAATTAGCGCCTTGAAGGGTTATCGACTTTATGGATCCTCGCTATTGTTAATGTATGATGGTCAGAACCCAGGAAATAAGCGGTGTAGGGTCAAAGTAAATTTAATCGATTTTGCCCGCTGTGTCACAAAGGATAGTCTGACACAAGGTTATGAATCCTTTCGCATACCTCCAAAAAATCCTGAGATCGAGGACCGCGGGTTTCTACGGGGAGTACGCAGTCTCAGGTTTTATCTCATGTCGATTTGGAACTACTTGACAGGTGACGTTCCACTCTCTAACAACGACGATGAATTAACTCGCTTCCTCGAAGAGCATAAGGAGAAATTCGATGCTAACTGGGAGTGGTTGGACCAGCTTGATAAGGAGAACGAAGAGGACTTTAACAATCCAAATAGCGAGCTAAGAACTAAATGGAGGAAGTACGAGCTAATATTCGATTTAGAGCCCCGATACAGTGATGAAGCCGACGTCAGCGATTGA